The Afipia massiliensis genome has a segment encoding these proteins:
- a CDS encoding replication-associated recombination protein A, with the protein MNPKRPQPSANLFAAAGMEQDAPRPLPDKLRPRTLADVVGQDHILGPDGALTRMLETRTLGSLVFWGPPGTGKTTVARLLADATELEFEQISAVFSGVADLKKVFDAARARREMGKGTLLFVDEVHRFNRAQQDSFLPVMEDGTVVLVGATTENPSFELNAALLSRARVLVFQSLDTEAVEKLYARAEEVEGRKLPLDAEARAVLVRMADGDGRAALTLAEEVWRAARADEVFNAAQLQEILQRRAPIYDKSADGHYNLISALHKSVRGSDPDAALYYLARMLDAGEDPLFLARRVVRMAVEDIGLADPQALVICNAAKDAYDFLGSPEGELAIAQAVIYIATAPKSNAGYVAYKAAMRTAKEGGSLLPPKHILNSPTKLMKSEGYGGGYEYDHDTPEAFSGQDYFPEALGRQTFYDPPDRGFEREIRKRLDYWAKLRRERNA; encoded by the coding sequence ATGAACCCGAAGCGACCACAGCCCTCCGCGAATCTCTTCGCCGCAGCCGGCATGGAGCAGGACGCACCGCGTCCGTTGCCTGACAAGCTGCGACCGCGGACGCTTGCCGATGTTGTCGGGCAGGATCACATCCTCGGCCCCGATGGCGCGCTGACGCGCATGCTGGAAACGCGTACGCTCGGCTCGCTGGTGTTCTGGGGGCCGCCCGGCACCGGCAAGACCACGGTGGCGCGGCTGCTGGCGGATGCGACCGAGCTTGAGTTCGAGCAGATTTCCGCGGTGTTCTCCGGCGTCGCCGATCTGAAGAAGGTGTTCGATGCCGCACGCGCCCGCCGGGAAATGGGCAAGGGCACGCTGCTGTTCGTGGACGAGGTGCATCGCTTCAACCGCGCGCAGCAGGATTCGTTTCTGCCGGTGATGGAAGACGGCACGGTGGTGCTGGTCGGGGCTACCACCGAGAACCCGTCGTTCGAGCTCAACGCGGCGCTTCTGTCGCGGGCGCGGGTGCTGGTGTTTCAGTCGCTCGATACGGAGGCGGTCGAGAAGCTCTACGCGCGTGCGGAAGAGGTCGAGGGCAGGAAATTGCCGCTCGACGCCGAAGCCCGCGCCGTGCTGGTGCGAATGGCCGATGGCGACGGACGCGCCGCGCTGACGCTGGCGGAAGAAGTCTGGCGTGCCGCGCGCGCTGATGAGGTCTTCAACGCCGCGCAGTTACAGGAAATCCTGCAGCGCCGTGCGCCGATCTACGACAAGTCCGCCGATGGCCACTACAACCTGATCTCGGCGCTGCATAAATCCGTGCGCGGCTCCGATCCGGACGCGGCGCTCTACTATCTCGCGCGCATGCTGGATGCCGGTGAAGATCCGCTCTTTCTGGCGCGGCGTGTGGTGCGGATGGCGGTGGAGGACATCGGCCTTGCCGATCCGCAGGCGCTGGTGATCTGCAACGCCGCCAAGGATGCCTATGATTTCCTCGGCAGCCCCGAGGGCGAACTCGCGATTGCGCAGGCGGTGATCTATATCGCCACCGCTCCGAAATCGAACGCTGGATACGTTGCGTACAAGGCCGCGATGCGCACGGCGAAGGAGGGCGGTTCGCTGCTGCCGCCGAAGCACATTCTCAATTCGCCGACCAAGCTGATGAAGTCCGAAGGCTATGGCGGCGGCTACGAATACGATCACGACACGCCGGAAGCGTTTTCGGGGCAGGACTACTTTCCGGAAGCGCTCGGACGCCAGACCTTCTACGATCCGCCGGACCGCGGCTTCGAGCGCGAGATTCGCAAGCGGCTCGACTACTGGGCGAAGCTGAGAAGGGAACGCAACGCTTGA
- a CDS encoding arylamine N-acetyltransferase family protein has product MTEFKVDLDAYFARIGFDGPRTPTLDVLKRIILLHQKAITFENLNSFAGLPVVIDPRTIENKIIHDGRGGYCHEQNQYLRLVLKALGFDARLRMARVRWMQPPEAMPQRGHMTLNVAVEGTWYLSDVAFGAMTPTAPLRLDTPEEQATPHQTYRVVPIGDSLHLEVKLGEHWRPVYSFDSVDYHPVDFEAANWQVSTYPASEFVRNLVVARPTADRRQILNNTQLSIRHPDGAVEKKMLSNAGELRSTLTTMFGIKLPADTKIDHALEGLFQTEGRS; this is encoded by the coding sequence TTGACCGAGTTTAAGGTCGATCTCGACGCCTATTTTGCGCGCATCGGTTTCGATGGACCGCGCACGCCGACGCTTGACGTTTTGAAACGCATTATCTTGCTGCATCAGAAAGCGATCACGTTTGAAAACCTGAATTCGTTCGCCGGTTTGCCGGTGGTGATCGATCCCCGCACAATCGAGAACAAGATCATTCACGATGGACGCGGCGGCTACTGCCACGAACAGAACCAATATCTGCGTCTTGTGCTCAAGGCGCTGGGATTCGACGCGCGTCTGAGAATGGCGCGGGTCCGCTGGATGCAGCCGCCGGAAGCCATGCCGCAGCGTGGTCACATGACGCTGAACGTGGCCGTCGAAGGGACATGGTATCTGAGCGATGTCGCGTTCGGGGCGATGACGCCGACAGCGCCGCTTCGGCTCGATACGCCCGAAGAGCAGGCGACGCCGCACCAGACCTACCGTGTGGTCCCAATCGGCGACTCGCTTCATCTCGAAGTGAAACTCGGCGAGCATTGGCGGCCGGTCTACAGCTTCGACAGCGTGGACTATCATCCGGTTGATTTCGAAGCGGCCAACTGGCAGGTCTCGACCTATCCCGCCTCGGAGTTTGTCAGAAATCTCGTCGTCGCGCGTCCGACCGCCGACCGCCGCCAGATTCTCAACAACACCCAGCTGTCGATCCGTCATCCCGATGGCGCTGTCGAAAAGAAGATGTTGTCCAATGCCGGTGAGTTGCGTTCGACGCTGACAACGATGTTCGGCATCAAGCTGCCAGCAGATACAAAAATCGATCATGCCCTTGAAGGGCTGTTTCAAACCGAGGGCCGATCATGA
- a CDS encoding RluA family pseudouridine synthase: protein MSRRVKKPLAKKSERGDKRGAKRSTDKRSSDKRGSGKPSFGDRGTDKRPAAGFSPRRPAAPMREPRPEPVREEKPAPPPLPTKVQTVVVTADENNMRVDRFLEHRFPGLSFSHIQRIVRKGELRINGKRADSKDRLEEGQSVRIPPLKLDAPKVGGELSEAATKTLDELRKMILFEDADVMVLNKPAGLAVQGGSGMTKHVDLMLEAMRDAKGQKPRLVHRLDRETSGCLLIAKTRFAATALTGSFRHRSARKIYWALVAGVPKPKQGRISTYLAKDESEEDSIMRVAAHGDEGAAHAVTYYAVVEASAQKLCWVSLKPVTGRTHQLRAHMAHIDHAIVGDPKYFNKENWELPGGMQKRLHLLARRIVIPHPRGGFIDVTAPLPPHMLQSWNLLGLEADRFDPIENAPEE from the coding sequence ATGAGCCGCCGCGTCAAAAAACCCCTCGCCAAGAAATCGGAGCGCGGCGACAAGCGTGGAGCGAAGCGCTCCACCGACAAACGGTCATCCGACAAACGCGGTTCGGGCAAGCCATCGTTCGGTGATCGCGGAACGGACAAGCGTCCTGCCGCCGGATTCTCACCGCGCCGTCCGGCTGCGCCGATGCGCGAGCCTCGTCCCGAACCCGTGAGAGAAGAGAAGCCCGCGCCGCCGCCGTTGCCAACGAAGGTGCAGACCGTCGTCGTCACCGCCGACGAGAACAACATGCGCGTGGACCGTTTTCTCGAGCATCGCTTTCCCGGCCTGTCGTTCTCCCATATCCAGCGCATCGTCCGCAAAGGCGAGCTGCGCATCAACGGCAAGCGCGCCGACAGTAAGGACCGGCTAGAGGAAGGCCAGAGCGTTCGCATTCCGCCGCTGAAGCTCGACGCGCCGAAGGTCGGCGGCGAACTGTCCGAGGCCGCGACCAAGACGCTCGACGAATTGCGCAAGATGATCCTGTTCGAGGATGCCGACGTCATGGTGCTGAACAAGCCCGCCGGTCTCGCGGTGCAGGGCGGTTCCGGCATGACCAAGCATGTCGACCTGATGCTGGAAGCGATGCGCGACGCCAAGGGCCAGAAGCCGCGTCTGGTCCATCGTCTCGACCGCGAAACCTCCGGCTGTCTCCTGATCGCCAAGACGCGGTTTGCCGCGACAGCCCTCACAGGTTCGTTCCGTCATCGCTCCGCGCGCAAGATCTACTGGGCGCTGGTGGCCGGTGTGCCGAAGCCGAAGCAGGGCCGCATCTCGACCTACCTCGCGAAAGACGAGAGTGAGGAGGATTCGATCATGCGCGTCGCGGCGCATGGCGACGAGGGCGCGGCGCATGCCGTCACTTATTATGCCGTGGTGGAAGCCTCCGCGCAGAAGTTGTGCTGGGTATCGCTAAAGCCGGTGACCGGGCGTACCCATCAGTTGCGCGCACACATGGCGCATATCGATCACGCCATTGTGGGCGATCCGAAATACTTCAACAAGGAAAACTGGGAACTGCCCGGCGGCATGCAGAAGCGGCTGCATCTGCTGGCGCGGCGGATTGTGATACCGCATCCGCGCGGCGGATTTATCGACGTCACCGCGCCGCTGCCGCCGCACATGCTCCAGTCGTGGAACCTGCTCGGCCTCGAGGCAGATCGCTTCGATCCAATCGAGAACGCGCCGGAGGAATGA
- a CDS encoding ATP12 family chaperone protein codes for MRELFDEVAGKSPLDPREASRKSSRTPLRKRFYTSAGVAEGPDGFAVTLDGKPVRTPGRNPLAAPTRDLAEAMAAEWEAQKENIDPMAMPLTRLANSVIDGVAKDVQAVADDAAKYFETDLLFYRAGFPEALIARQAEHWDPVLRWAAESLGAHFILTEGVIHVRQPETAVAAARGALPTDAWPVGAFHVVTTITGSAMLALALKHGVLDGAQVWAAAHVDEDWNSEKWGADDEVEARRATRLRDFEAAARVLKAFS; via the coding sequence ATGCGCGAACTGTTCGATGAAGTTGCCGGCAAGTCGCCGCTCGATCCGCGCGAGGCTTCGCGCAAGTCGTCGCGCACGCCGCTGCGTAAGCGCTTCTATACCAGCGCGGGCGTTGCCGAAGGGCCGGACGGTTTCGCGGTGACGCTCGACGGCAAGCCGGTTCGCACCCCTGGTCGAAATCCGTTGGCTGCGCCGACGCGCGATCTCGCCGAGGCGATGGCGGCGGAGTGGGAGGCTCAGAAGGAAAATATCGATCCGATGGCGATGCCGCTGACGCGGCTGGCCAACAGCGTGATCGATGGCGTCGCGAAGGATGTTCAGGCCGTCGCCGACGATGCCGCGAAGTATTTCGAGACGGATCTGTTGTTCTATCGCGCGGGTTTTCCCGAAGCCCTGATCGCGCGGCAGGCCGAGCACTGGGACCCGGTGTTGCGATGGGCTGCTGAATCGCTCGGCGCACATTTCATCCTGACCGAAGGCGTGATCCATGTGCGCCAGCCGGAAACCGCCGTTGCCGCCGCGCGCGGCGCTTTACCAACGGATGCATGGCCGGTCGGGGCCTTTCATGTGGTCACCACCATCACCGGCTCAGCGATGCTGGCGCTGGCGCTCAAGCACGGTGTGCTGGACGGCGCGCAGGTCTGGGCGGCAGCGCATGTGGACGAGGACTGGAATAGCGAGAAATGGGGCGCGGACGATGAGGTCGAGGCCCGGCGCGCCACGCGGCTGAGGGATTTCGAGGCCGCCGCGAGGGTGCTGAAGGCGTTCTCATAA